The following proteins are co-located in the Chaetodon trifascialis isolate fChaTrf1 chromosome 14, fChaTrf1.hap1, whole genome shotgun sequence genome:
- the fam177a1 gene encoding protein FAM177A1, producing the protein MADLSLYLTNVNVSLGQSMETDKSPGGATEFETVEMGNPAGIKAKVPRRTIYFASGETMEEYSTDEEEEEQEHVKKDVITVDSSKLTWGPYLWFQMWRMATSTVSVCDYMGERLASLFGITTPKYQYAIDEYYRMKKEEEEEEEENRLAEMAEHRFAEQRRAEQDDPRPATVEQPEAGGASFVNISFDLEPESPLNTPDTNRVPSPLPS; encoded by the exons ATGGCAGATTTGTCTTTGTATTTGACTAATGTCAACGTTTCATTGGGACAAAGCATGGAAACCGATAAG AGTCCAGGAGGGGCGACAGAATTTGAGACGGTGGAGATGGGAAACCCTGCGGGGATTAAGGCGAAGGTGCCCCGCAGGACCATCTACTTTGCCAGCGGAGAGACCATGGAGGAGTACAGCAccgatgaagaagaggaagagcaggagcaTGTGAAAAAAGACGTCATTACTGTAGATTCG TCCAAATTGACCTGGGGTCCTTATCTCTGGTTCCAAATGTGGAGAATGGCCACCTCCACCGTCTCAG TGTGTGACTACATGGGAGAGAGACTGGCCTCTCTGTTCGGCATCACAACTCCGAAATATCAGTATGCCATCGACGAGTACTACCGTATGAAGAAAGAG gaggaggaggaagaggaggagaaccgTCTGGCTGAGATGGCGGAGCATCGCTTCGCGGAGCAGCGGAGGGCTGAGCAGGATGATCCTCGTCCTGCTACCGTGGAGCAGCCAGAAGCGGGTGGAGCTTCTTTTGTAAACATCAGCTTTGACCTCGAACCCGAGTCTCCTCTCAACACTCCGGACACAAACAGAGTCCCCTCTCCGCTCCCCTCCTGA